Genomic DNA from Podospora pseudoanserina strain CBS 124.78 chromosome 4, whole genome shotgun sequence:
GGTACGGAAACTAGCAGGTTTCGTTGCGATAAACTCTGCGGAAGGTCCGGAACCTGATGCGATTcgggaaagaagaggaaaggtAGGTACGAGATGGTTGGAGAGATAAAGTTTCTATTAGGTAGGGGAAGACGCCCTCTGAAGAGTTTTCAGCTCTGGACACAGCGACTGCGATGGGTGCTTACACAACCAAAGATCACCACTTAGGCCACGGGCTGTACACAAGCTCTGTTGCCGTATATCTAATAGTTCATGCGTCGCACTTTTCGGGGAGGAATTGGCTAGGTGAACCGAGGAATCAATGGCAGGTGCCTTTCAAAACTGAGATGCATGTGACGATATGAAATCTACTTCCCTTGCTGTGTCCCGACGCATAGCTGCGCACGCAGATCTCAGATTGTAGAGACCGTAGAGTACCTAGCTTATGTGGAACGGTTCACAAGACCTTGGAAGCCGGCCAGGCAATCTGGGCTTGGGTTTGAAACGTGGAAGTCCACTCCAAATGAACTGAAATTGCCTAAATCATGCTTTATTCAGTTTATCTTTTCAGGGACTAAGTGGCATGTCATGCCCGTTCGGCCAGACTCGCTAGAAGGAACTCACGCTATCGATGCTTCAATTTTGTAAGCAGATTGCAGGTGTACAGAGTGAAAGTGCAACGATAAGACGCCAGAGTCCCGCTGTCTTGATGACTTGACCAAGATATCAACAATTGAATACGAGTTAATTTGGAGCAAAAATAATTTCATCCAATGCCCTAGTGACATCCACTGAAGCTGATTACATGTAAGTGTCTAGTGAATGGAGGGGGGCGACGTAATCATCTCAGGTACGTTGGTGTGTTTGATACTTTACCAGAAGACATAGGGTGATGTAAACTAAAAATACTTCTTCGCGGTGGCTTAGCACCACGTAGGTAGGATATGGCTCATTTTCAGCCGGTTGAGGATTCGGATATATACCCATGTATGCATTCTTACAGCCATCGCAACTTTCGCGAGTGTTTGGACACGGTATTCCAGCGGGCTAGAGAACAAGGATGTACCCAGCGCTCAGACTACGGAAGGGCAGGCTCGGTGATAACGTTGGCTTTGCTTCGGCAGCAACTAACAGTGCCACGGAATCAGGGTAAATATATTCACCGAGGACTGCCCTTAGTTGTCAAGCAGTTGACTTACGAGAGGGATTCAGGTCTATGGCAATTTGATTTGTGCGGTATATACCACTAGCGAGCTTACTGTTGATGATCACGCCGGCTAAGAAGCGGGGACAAGACCAAAGGAGAGGGGTGAATATCGCTGGAAGCATCACTCAAAGTCTTGGGTGATGGGACGGAAGGAAAACTGAAGGCAGACAGAAGATCTATAAAGTCCACAGCACCTGCCCATGTGCAACACTctctttcctcttcatcacacTCTCTGACACATCAACATCGAAGACACTAATTAACTTAACTACAAAGAGCTCTCTTCACAAACAGCCTGTCTTCATCACGCTCGCCAaattcatcctcctcgccctcttcagCGCCATCGCTGTCAACAGCTTCGTCGTCCCCGAAGGCACGGCCGACAGCCTCTACTACAAAACCTACGACGAAGCCGACAACAAGGTGCTCATCCCCATTATCGATGCCTCTAGAGGCAACATTGCCCGCGATCTCGCCAATCTGAGCGAcagctccaccgccccccgcTCTGAGCTTGAAGTCGCCCCGGCCAAGTCCGTCAAGCGCCAGAGGTCTGGCTGTGGCACCCGCTACAACCTCGCCCATGGCGACTGCGACCTCGCGTACGAGAGACTCAAGGATACCTGCGGCAATGGTATTGTTATCGGTAGGAACAGTGCTATTTCTGCCGTTGCAGGCAGTGTCGTTTCGTAAATGTGTACTTATAGCAACCGtgatggtgtttgatgagtgATAATGACCTCGAGCGCTCATAATTGAGAAATCCTGACGAGGAATCTTGGCAACCGCGACGATATCGTCGTCGGTGCTGACGAGGTGACCAAGTTTTTGCGGCTGGTATGTCAGTGGGTATTGGCGGAAGAGGAATACCAACCTTGTGTATGGCCGCCAGCCGAGCGGTACCTGCTTTTGCCATTGCTAAGCATGGATGGACTTTGGCGAGTTGTCGAGTTGGCGAGGGGAGGACATCGGGAAGAGAGATGGGTAGACTGGGAAATTGGGAGCAAAGAATGAGACTGTGAAGGAGCCCTCCATGTACAAGGGTATTGCCAGCCACACGGGGCGTTGTTAGAGAATGATGGTATGGATGTTGAGTTCAAGTCGAGCAACTTCCAACCAGGGCGGTCGCGGTCGCGGGCTATTAGGTGTTACATAACTTAGTAATAGACCCTCATAGCATCACAAAGCAGCATGTGTCTGCATACCTCAAGTACAGCAAGCCTTCTCTAGGTTCACTTCGGCCAGCCCGCTGTGTGCAAAGCCTGAGACATATCGCCTCGGGACCTGAACCCTAAACCCCTAAACCCCTGAACCCTTGATTATGCAGGTACCAAAACCATAACCATTAGGTCCTACATTTTTGAAACCCACTGATGGCCCTTTCGTTCGCCACCTACTTTCCATCAGCCTTTCGAAGGCTTTTAGTCGTTTTTAAAATTAGAGTGGGACTCAGCTTGCCGCCAGGGCGTTTGATGAGGTTGAACGCAACCGCCTTGTATGACTTTCATCGAGCTATAAGTCAGGCTCCGAACATTTTCGGCCAGGCCTTATGGCGAGTGACCTGCTTTGCCAGTAGCTGTTTACAAGCACGCGCGCTTACTGAAGGTGGCGTTGCGTGCTGACAGACTTGCAGTTTTCTCTCCCAAAGCAGGCTACCAATCAGGTCAGATCTGTATTGTGGCTGCTGCAAACTTTCAACTGCAATGTTGTGCCATAATGCAATAGGCATCTTAAATGACCGTGAGGCTAGGGTGGCATGTCTCTGTTATTGGTTGTATCAGAGCGCTAGTCAGTCGCAGATATTGGAGTTGGGCCTTGGGGGCGACCATGGTGTCTAAGTCGGCGATCAGGAAAGAACCAGGACAGGCGCTGACATCTTGCGGCCAGTGTAGATGGTAGCATGAAGAATTACCATGGACAGGTATAAAGGGACGGCCCCGAatcacctacctacctagtaAGTCTCTTCTCAAACTCAGCCATCACACTCAGCAGTTTTCTCTCAACTCTACCAATAACCTCAACACTCCAACCGAAAAACACGAATATCACAATCTTCAAAGTCAACCCAGCAAAATGATTGCAATCAAGTCCatccttgccctccttgccctcggcaCTGCCTCTGTTCTTGCAGCTCCTGCTGCAAGCATCAAGTCCTCGCCTCGTCAGGGTAACGAGGTTTCCGTCTTTGCCTGTACCGAAGCACGCTTCACCGGGGAGTGTCGCATGCTCCCGACACCGGCCGAACAATGCTGTAAGTTTGGCTCACCAAGTGAATATCAATTTTTATGAAGCTGACAGGGCCAAGTCAACATTGATCCGGCCTGGAATGACGTTATCAGCTCCATCCAGAATCTTGAGAGAGACAGGTTCAAGTGCAAGTGGTTTGAGTAAGTGGCTCTTGACAACCTAGAAGGGAATGTTTGCGTGTACTGACAAGTGAATCGAACAGGCACCAGAACTGCGAAGGAAAGGAGTACAAGAACCAGGATGATGCCGATCTGACGGATGGGAACGGCTTTTTCGATGATCGCATTACTTCTTGGTTTTGCGAGAGGAAGTGATGCCCGAGAGGAGAGATATCATGACTGATGGCTGGCCATCATGTTCTAGGTCGAATGTCGACAATAGGGGAGTTTCATGTTTGGGTTTGTTATTATTGTGTAACATTAGTACCTAGATACCTACACAAGCTCGTTAAATGTTTCTTTGTCTTGTAACCCGAACTTGTCTGCATGAAATAGGACTTCAAAACATACAAGTCATCTATCCCGAAGTTAAGATTCTCTTGACCGGCTGGCTTCCGTTTGGGGGTAGGTAGCTCTCTGCCGGCTTCATTGTGCTAATCGAAGGGCGGGGTCTCAGAAGGGTCCAACTCTTGggactacctaggtacctactcCCGTTACCTGTAATGGAGGTTCACGACACCAACCTAGTTGGTAACTTGTCACTTTGAAACCGGTGCTCCATCAGCTTAAAGATTTTTCATGCAACTTGAGTTTCCATGCACCAGCCCTGCGATAGAAAAAGGTCGGGAGCCTTTGCCATGTCGGCTACGGGCTGTTGACGACCGCTATTGCCGACAGCCGGACCGCACCACGTCCCTTTGCACCTCTTGTTTGCATCGGGGTTAACCAGCGATGTTGTGGCTCTTCGACTGGGTCGTCGGCTACGCAACCCCCTACCTCGTCAACTACGGCCCAGGCCAATAGGTCAACTTCCTGAGCAAGACTTTTTCGTTTGGTTAGCCGCCTGTTTTCTGTGTATCGCATTTGTTTACTTCTCTGTCTACGAGACAGAAGGTCTGTCATCGGAAGAGGTGGACGAGACGTACAGTCAGACTTCTCCAAACGTTATTGCTTGGTGAAGCAAAGGGTCAGGACCATCGAGGAGCAGGGGTGATGCGCTTTCCGGTTAGTCCGGGGGAAAGGTCGACTCTCAATAGTGGGGTGGGTCTCAGTGAGCAGAGTGTGGTGGCTCCGGCTGTGACCCGAGCTGCAAATTCGGATGAacgaggaaggggggcagTGCTTGTGCAGAGATTGATTCCTTGGTCAGTGCCAATGCTGGGGCCTGGGCAGATTAACACGAGAGACGCTGGAGAGACCGGGGAGGGCTGGAAGAATGGTGTTTATTGAAGAGTCTCACCATGAGTAAGGCGGATCTGGTGAAAGGGCAGGGGGCTCACGGATGATGCTACGATAATGTCACATGTGAATATATTGTAAAATTACCTCGCATAGAGCAAACGGCGTTGGATATGGCAAGTTTAAAGCCTTTGTTGATTTTCGGAGAAAACGATGATCTTTCAGGGATATGAATAGGggtaccctaacccttggCAGTCCGCTCTATCTAATGCTTTTAGGCCAAGAAACGTGTGGTTGCAGCCATCAGCCTCCAACTTTTTGATTGCATGGGAATCTTCGACAGGATACTATATACCCAAAATATTGATTAAGGGGCGTATTAATCACGCAATACGGGAACCGGTAGGTCGGGTCTGCTCGATCCGCGCTTGTCTATCTCCATGAGCCGCTCCCACCACACTAAAAGATGGTGCAGATGTCTTGGATGGTATCAGTGCATCAAAGTATCAGATTATGCTGTTTCGTCCATGACCATCGCATACCCTTCCCATTGTCTTTTAACCTTATCTAGCTGAAGTCAGACCTGCGCCCCTGATGGCAAGAGATGAGGTAGAACACGAGAATCCATTCGAGAAAATTCTCAGCGCTCAGGCTTCGGGTCAATGCGATTCGAGAGACAAAATCTCCGATTCGTGCTGTTAGACGGATGTCAGGTGCTATCTTGCCGAACAGCACCGGCGGCCCAGGTAATAACAAGGCCGATCAGCACACCCGAATCTGATTTCTCCAAGAGCACAAGCCCGGGACAAGATGCCCAACGGGGCGCTTCCCCGCATTCCAGCTTGGGGAAGTTCGGTCGACTATGATCCGGGGTTACATTCTGAGTTTCTTTCGGCTGCGCAGCCCTGGGCCGCTCTTGGCAAGACGCTGTATCGATCGGCTACAACCCTGGCCCACTCTATGGTTTTTGCTGCAAGGCACGACCGTTTGCTCTCAGGCACGAATAGAGTTGCCGGCTTGGACTGTCGACCAGGCCAAGTTCGCGGCCGGAAGCCCGGGGCCGTCGCTCCGGTTATTTTCTTGTCCCGTGTCGCCCCCGGCTCGGTTCGAAATGGCGGCGGCAATTCTTTATGGGACATCTCCACAatgcggaggaggaccaGAAGGTGATCATGACGGTGAGGTCAGAAGGGGACATGGATGGAGCCTACCCTCCGAGCCGAAGGCAAAGTGACAGTAGCACCAAGCATTAGCAGCAACCACCAGAGAAATGCATACTTAACCGACGCGATCCCTCTCTTCGgtttccttcccctctcctttCTCGTCACGGTTCCTCACTACTCCAGtgtcatcaccaaccgcCACCATGTCCTCCCTCGCCACTCTTCTCACGGCCGGCCTCACCCTCAGCGGGTTGGCTGTTGCCCAAAAGCCCGGTCCCACCAAGGAGGTGCACCCCAAGATCACCACCTACCGCTGCAGCAAGAAGCACGGTTGCAAGCCCCAGACCAACTACATCGTCCTCGACTCGCTTGCTCACCCCGTCTaccaggctgctgctcctcagtATGGCTGCGGTGACTGGGGCCAGAAGCCCAACGCCACCGCCTGCCCTACTAAGGAGGCCTGCGCGAAAAACTGCATCATGGACGGTGTCTCCGACTACTCGGCCTACGGTGTCACGACCAATGAGACGGCCCTGACTCTCGAGCACATTCTCCCCAACGGAAAGTTTGTCAGCCCAAGAGTCTACCTTTTGGACAAGACCAAGCAGAAGTATGAGATGCTCAAGCTCACCGGCAACGAGTTCACCTTCGACGTCGACGCCACCCGCCTTCCTTGCGGCATGAACTCTGCTCTGTACCTGAGCGAGATGCCCGCCGATGGCAACAAGAGCAAGCTCAACAAGGGCGGTGCTTACTACGGCACTGGTTACTGCGATGCTCAGTGCTTTACCACCCCCTTcattggtggtgaggtaTGTTGATTTCCATGTTATTCGGTTTTCATCCTAGCGAGGTTTACTAACGCGATTGCGGCGAAATAGGGCAACATCGAAGGCAAGGGCTCCTGCTGCAACGAGATGGACATTTGGGAGGCCAACTCCCGCGCCACCCACGTCGCGCCCCACACGTGCAACAAGCCCGGCCTCTACCTCTGCGAAGGCGAGGAGTGCGGCGGCACCAAGGCCGGTGTCTGCGACAAGCCCGGCTGCGGGTGGAATCCCTACCGCGTCAACGTGACTGACTACTACGGCAACTCGGACGAGTTCAAGGTCGACACCCGCCGCCCTTTCACCGTCATCACCCAGTTCCCCGCCGACAAGAACGGCAAGCTCACCTCCATCAAGAGGTTCTATCAGCAAGATGGCAAGACCATTGAGACGTACTCGGTTGACGTCGATGGTCTCCCCAAGGTTGACGGTTTGAACGACGAGTTCTGCGCCGCTACTGGTGCCGAGAGGTTCCTCGAGCTGGGCGCCCACAAGGGCATGGGCGAGGCGATGACGAGGGGTATGGTTCTTGCTATGAGCATCTGGTGGGACGAGGGCGGCTTCATGAACTGGCTCGACAGCGGCGAGGCTGGGCCGTGCGCACCTACTGATGGTGACCCGAAGAATATTGTCAAGGTTGAGCCCTTCCCCGTTGTCACTTATGACAACATGAGGTGGGGTGAGATTGGCTCTACATTcaaggttgagaaggagggcaagggcaagggcaagggcaagcaCAGACGCTCGATTCAGTAGGCGATGTCCAGTgtcgaggggggagagaTAGATAGGAAGACAAAAGCATAGCCCGCGGAGGGGGAAGTACATAATGTAGTACCATGTTCAGATATGTATTCTTTATGGATTATTAGACCATCAACACATCGCTGTTGAGATATTTGCCATTTGTATATGGCTGTGCATTGCATTCGGTGACGCTGAGTGTGTGGAAAATTGATATCTCGACTTGTGATCAATATGTGGAAGAATAGTAGCATTGCGCTGATGGTATGACCGTAGACTTGCCCCTTTCAATTTCGAACAGGAGAACTTGCGCACCAGGGTTAGTTTCCAGGAGACACTATATGATATTCCAGAGGCTAACTATCTAGCGCTAAGTCAGTGACCGCTTACCCCTACAGTGCGAATCTTCTGGTCTTCGGTAACCACCAGGTGCATGATACTTACCTGCAATGGGTGCATTTGCTACGAGACTGGGGATTTACGCCTGCTCGTTCAGCCTTGTGTTAGCACTCATGGCAGGCCTTATGAACAACACGTCGTGGCGAGCGAGGAGTTTAGTCGAGTATCACGACTCACTGGAAGCATGGTTCCAGGTTGTCAGCGTCACAACAGGACCATGACTACCGTTGGCGATAGCTTCATCACGAGGATGGTGAGCAACAGATTACGTGAGCTCAATGGCGATGGAACGTGGCTACGGTCGAGTGATATGGTTCCACTGCCAGTCAAGAAGCCCTCGTCTCTGGATCAGAGCGAGCAGTGTGTATATAAGGACACATCATCGCTTTTAAACATTActctctcatcaccaactcattcatcatcaccaccactagCCAAACAACCtaacccaacaccaccaagatgCCTTTCACCTGGTACCGAGGCCCAGtctccaacttcctccccatGGGCCAGTAGAAGCCTTTTGAAGAAATCTTCAATCTCAACAAGCCCGAAATGTTCCAAACCGGCAACACCGTCGAGGATATTGGCCCTATCTGGAACGCCGTCCTCGAGTGCGCCAAGATCAGCGTCAACGAGCGCGTCATCTTCTGCATCATCATGCAAGAGTCCAGCGGCGACGTCGGTGTCCGAATCACGTGGAACATGGACGAAGTGGCGACTGCCGGGCTGATGCAGGCTTTTGGCAGTCCTGGGTATCCCGGGCAGCATGGTCTTACGCAGGTATGTGGAGACTTTCGACGAAAGAGGAAGAATCTATCTACACTGACAAGTTGGTGGTAGGATCCATTACTGGCATGGTCCGCCATAGAACGGAGCACTACAAGCGAAATTGGAGGGAGTTTGGAAACCAGTGGAGTACGGATACTATTTACAAGGCTTTGAAGTGCTTATAATTCGGGGAAGGTGAACCAGGGGAATTTGagtgatgggttgggggcTACCGCGGCGTATGTAAGTGATATGGCGAACCGTCTTTGTGGTCGTCTATCTTGAGTGCCGCCTGGGGAACAAGGACACGGGGGCGGAGGACCTCaagttggtttggtttggatTCGTAATTAAATTTACACATTTCCGGGCGGAAGAGTATAGTTCGATTTGTTTTCCGCGGTTTTTAtttccatcaacctccttctctaATCTGTTCGACACTGGAACATCATGCTGTGAAACGAGAGGTTCTTGTTTGGTGGGATATGTGGTGAGTGAAAATTTGCCCAATCCAACTGCAGAAGGAAGGCGGAATTAGGTGGACATTCCAAATGATGGAAACTGGCGGCGTACTATGATCAATGGATGTGTCAAATCCATCTGAATATACCTTATGACTTTGCTCCCAGAAGTCGAAAGCCCTGTTTGTCGGAGACTTCTCAAGGCCCACTCAGACTTGCTTTGATGGCGTTGGAAATGTTGCAACTCCCGTTGTCTAAAAGTCAGAAAGTAGACATTGGTCAAACCACATATTGTTACGCACACTTTCCTCTATTTTC
This window encodes:
- a CDS encoding hypothetical protein (EggNog:ENOG503P91C; COG:S), with the translated sequence MIAIKSILALLALGTASVLAAPAASIKSSPRQGNEVSVFACTEARFTGECRMLPTPAEQCFNIDPAWNDVISSIQNLERDRFKCKWFEHQNCEGKEYKNQDDADLTDGNGFFDDRITSWFCERK
- the EG1 gene encoding Endoglucanase EG-1 (EggNog:ENOG503NZ99; COG:G; CAZy:GH7), translated to MSSLATLLTAGLTLSGLAVAQKPGPTKEVHPKITTYRCSKKHGCKPQTNYIVLDSLAHPVYQAAAPQYGCGDWGQKPNATACPTKEACAKNCIMDGVSDYSAYGVTTNETALTLEHILPNGKFVSPRVYLLDKTKQKYEMLKLTGNEFTFDVDATRLPCGMNSALYLSEMPADGNKSKLNKGGAYYGTGYCDAQCFTTPFIGGEGNIEGKGSCCNEMDIWEANSRATHVAPHTCNKPGLYLCEGEECGGTKAGVCDKPGCGWNPYRVNVTDYYGNSDEFKVDTRRPFTVITQFPADKNGKLTSIKRFYQQDGKTIETYSVDVDGLPKVDGLNDEFCAATGAERFLELGAHKGMGEAMTRGMVLAMSIWWDEGGFMNWLDSGEAGPCAPTDGDPKNIVKVEPFPVVTYDNMRWGEIGSTFKVEKEGKGKGKGKHRRSIQ